Proteins encoded by one window of Labilithrix sp.:
- a CDS encoding DUF4209 domain-containing protein: protein MGEPIRSITADDLRASGWKDVVASAGLADCQKLAQLFAEKSVRAKAEGALERASALDLLERICRPVLRPDVEDAPLGHQFHDAISEPELQVLGSVYAEMGGAELQARVADVLWLRKKDRVAAEAATRGYLAAAKEFEDPKEWSRGFARTKRAYQIAASLGRKNQLFQTVVDFIADAIERLAGKDPLYLSASLLELLLESRARDTDAAKYGERAEAMAQTAAEQNDAWRAERLSAVAAGWFERASDRERARSCRVAGAEAFVRMAAQSEPPGLAASHVQRAVAIYRRIGKASDRVDELLAKMREYQERSTASFQTFSSAINIEEEVREALEAVRGKATFNEALVALATLAGSPSVDEMRKSLRERASASPIQFLIPQKIVDSKTGRTTGRRNGFPDDDADAILFQDARRMQHIMASVLNHARRLVLEEHPFGDGDFLPLVRTSPFVPSGREVKFARGLAAGLRGDFMIATSLLVPQIENSLRNIVEISGGRAFGLDEDGIQDAHLLGHLLGSEEARSILGEDLVFDLRGLLNERFGTNLRNVEAHGLLDDEDYNSSEAIYFWWLTLRLCTVFALDARKREPSAAGDNAPGDAS from the coding sequence ATGGGAGAACCGATCCGATCAATCACCGCCGACGACCTTCGAGCATCTGGTTGGAAGGACGTGGTGGCGTCTGCAGGCCTCGCAGACTGTCAGAAGCTGGCGCAGTTGTTCGCGGAAAAGTCCGTCCGCGCGAAGGCGGAGGGGGCTCTGGAGCGCGCGTCGGCACTCGATCTGCTCGAACGCATCTGTCGTCCGGTGCTCCGTCCAGACGTTGAGGATGCGCCGCTTGGCCATCAATTCCACGACGCGATCTCGGAGCCCGAGCTGCAGGTGTTGGGATCGGTCTACGCCGAGATGGGCGGGGCCGAGCTCCAAGCCCGCGTCGCGGATGTCCTCTGGCTTCGCAAGAAGGACCGGGTCGCGGCCGAGGCCGCCACCCGCGGGTATCTCGCCGCCGCCAAAGAGTTCGAGGATCCGAAGGAGTGGTCCCGGGGCTTCGCGAGGACGAAGCGCGCGTATCAGATCGCGGCGAGCCTCGGACGGAAGAACCAACTCTTCCAAACCGTCGTTGACTTCATCGCAGATGCCATCGAGCGTCTTGCCGGGAAGGACCCGCTCTATCTCTCTGCCAGCTTGCTGGAGCTCCTTCTGGAGAGCCGCGCGCGCGACACCGACGCGGCGAAGTACGGAGAGCGAGCCGAGGCGATGGCGCAAACGGCGGCAGAGCAGAACGATGCCTGGCGGGCCGAGCGACTGTCGGCCGTGGCAGCTGGCTGGTTCGAGCGAGCTTCTGACCGAGAGAGAGCGCGATCGTGTCGGGTTGCCGGGGCCGAAGCGTTCGTTCGCATGGCAGCGCAAAGCGAGCCTCCCGGCCTGGCTGCGTCGCACGTGCAGCGTGCCGTCGCGATCTACCGTCGGATCGGAAAAGCGAGCGATCGCGTGGACGAGTTGCTAGCAAAGATGCGCGAGTACCAAGAGCGTTCGACCGCGAGCTTCCAGACCTTCAGCAGCGCCATCAACATCGAGGAAGAAGTCCGTGAAGCGCTCGAGGCAGTTCGCGGTAAGGCCACATTCAACGAGGCGCTCGTTGCCCTCGCGACGTTGGCGGGCTCGCCGAGCGTCGATGAAATGAGGAAGTCTCTCCGCGAGCGCGCGTCTGCGAGTCCGATTCAATTTCTCATCCCTCAGAAAATCGTAGATTCGAAGACCGGACGAACAACTGGCCGGAGAAACGGATTTCCGGACGACGATGCGGACGCGATCCTCTTTCAAGATGCGCGGCGCATGCAGCACATCATGGCCTCAGTCCTGAATCATGCGCGCAGGCTTGTGCTTGAGGAGCATCCATTTGGCGACGGCGACTTTCTTCCGCTCGTTCGAACGAGCCCATTCGTCCCTTCGGGGCGTGAAGTGAAGTTTGCCCGCGGGCTCGCGGCGGGGTTGCGCGGTGACTTCATGATCGCCACATCGCTGCTCGTTCCTCAGATCGAAAATTCGCTGCGCAACATCGTCGAGATCTCTGGAGGAAGAGCTTTCGGTTTGGATGAAGATGGTATTCAGGACGCTCACCTGCTCGGGCATCTTCTTGGCTCCGAGGAAGCGCGCAGCATCTTGGGCGAGGATCTCGTCTTCGATCTGCGAGGACTACTAAACGAGCGGTTCGGGACCAATCTGCGCAACGTGGAGGCGCACGGGCTACTCGACGACGAGGACTACAACTCGTCGGAGGCAATCTACTTTTGGTGGCTCACGCTACGGCTCTGCACCGTGTTCGCTTTGGACGCGAGGAAGCGTGAGCCTTCCGCCGCAGGTGATAACGCGCCTGGTGATGCGTCCTAG
- a CDS encoding serine/threonine protein kinase yields the protein MHPYEAARRVLAELHKIFLQHGHRNWSVSPTKDGKENFAHVGLDEAEARKALLLLVSKRLAEHRGTIAFVITEYGVRVSDHATQLEDVLPIPHANADPDPATGDSRATPNVPARTPLPALDEFVPADLRERFTAVHHIGGGSFGNVYQVVDRESLQRLALKVTIPAPDARARAKREADVMRTLRHPNVMTALELHPDGEWFVFPLAEGTLGQLKAWDRVTDDDALALARDVGSALEHAHAKGVRHRDLHVDNILRFDGRWVVADWGLAVARGSDRLTRTRSVGGIATWTAPEQIVALKNADERSDLFSLGRLVQWLASGRLPDDDRPGVLADGHPLAAFVERLTQLDPSDRPTSATSALELLPSREPVPRRAVERAAGPGRRPPTPISQSEIERLEGRHRARVGDLLALQKDSPSLKPGPMVILHVWPSDEKREVDLLPLKQSRFDPLPPVAHLHWDVRFNHDGIAASCPENPPASWLVHISRSGAIELADTYMIQRIHAPEPVLFPLNLEREVVGFVEHWASTVLEPLGVHPPRVVTLTLAGINGFELHLHERSPVKRKTTFDRDIFTFAPVVLADDSDVRSSLKSLFDRIWQAAGEDRSLGYSRSGEWLDDVHRRR from the coding sequence ATGCACCCCTACGAGGCTGCGCGCAGAGTCCTCGCGGAGCTCCACAAGATCTTCCTTCAGCACGGGCATCGAAACTGGAGTGTCTCACCGACGAAGGATGGCAAGGAGAACTTCGCCCACGTTGGTCTCGACGAAGCCGAGGCCCGGAAGGCGCTACTGTTGCTCGTTTCCAAGCGCTTGGCGGAGCACCGTGGAACGATTGCGTTCGTGATCACGGAGTACGGCGTCCGCGTGAGTGACCACGCGACGCAGCTCGAGGATGTGCTTCCAATCCCTCACGCGAACGCAGACCCGGATCCAGCGACGGGCGATTCTCGTGCAACCCCGAACGTTCCTGCTCGTACGCCGCTGCCGGCGTTGGACGAGTTCGTTCCCGCAGACCTTCGGGAACGCTTCACCGCGGTACATCACATCGGTGGGGGAAGCTTCGGAAACGTGTACCAGGTCGTTGACCGTGAATCGCTTCAGCGACTGGCGCTGAAAGTGACGATCCCCGCACCCGATGCCCGTGCTCGCGCAAAGCGAGAAGCGGACGTGATGAGAACTTTGCGGCACCCGAACGTGATGACGGCCCTCGAACTTCATCCAGATGGCGAATGGTTCGTCTTCCCGCTGGCCGAAGGAACGCTCGGTCAGCTCAAGGCGTGGGATCGCGTCACGGACGACGATGCGTTGGCGCTCGCCCGCGACGTGGGAAGCGCCCTCGAACATGCGCACGCGAAAGGTGTCCGTCATCGCGACCTGCACGTCGACAACATCTTGCGGTTTGACGGCAGGTGGGTCGTCGCAGATTGGGGACTCGCGGTTGCCAGAGGAAGCGACCGACTCACTAGAACGAGGAGCGTCGGAGGAATCGCGACGTGGACGGCACCAGAGCAGATCGTCGCACTGAAGAATGCCGACGAACGCTCAGATCTTTTCAGCCTCGGGCGCCTCGTCCAATGGCTTGCAAGCGGCAGACTACCTGATGACGATAGACCGGGAGTGCTCGCGGACGGGCATCCGCTGGCGGCATTCGTCGAACGACTCACGCAGCTAGACCCTTCGGACCGCCCTACTTCGGCGACATCGGCGTTGGAGCTACTGCCTAGCAGAGAGCCGGTGCCCCGCCGTGCGGTCGAACGTGCAGCCGGGCCGGGCCGGCGACCGCCGACACCGATTTCACAATCTGAGATCGAGCGCCTTGAAGGTCGACATCGCGCACGCGTCGGTGACTTGTTGGCCCTGCAGAAAGACTCCCCCAGCCTCAAGCCGGGACCAATGGTCATCCTGCACGTGTGGCCATCGGACGAGAAGAGAGAGGTGGACCTTCTCCCATTGAAGCAATCGCGGTTCGACCCGCTCCCACCGGTAGCCCATCTCCATTGGGACGTTCGCTTCAACCATGATGGCATCGCCGCGTCGTGCCCAGAAAATCCCCCTGCGTCGTGGCTGGTTCACATTTCTCGGAGCGGCGCGATCGAGCTTGCAGACACCTATATGATCCAGCGCATCCACGCTCCCGAGCCCGTTCTCTTTCCCCTGAACCTGGAGCGCGAGGTCGTCGGCTTCGTCGAGCACTGGGCCTCCACCGTCCTCGAGCCCCTCGGCGTGCATCCGCCGCGCGTCGTTACTCTTACGCTGGCTGGCATAAACGGGTTCGAACTACATCTCCACGAACGCTCGCCGGTAAAGCGTAAAACGACATTCGATCGTGATATCTTCACGTTCGCGCCAGTCGTTCTCGCCGACGACAGCGACGTGAGATCTTCGCTGAAGTCGCTTTTCGATCGGATTTGGCAAGCCGCTGGTGAGGATCGAAGCCTTGGTTATTCCCGAAGCGGCGAATGGCTCGACGACGTCCACCGACGTCGGTGA
- a CDS encoding PepSY domain-containing protein, whose amino-acid sequence MNRRLYALHRWLSAVAVLQMLAWMVSGLFFAAVPKERVMGPSTQGVPPSGLDVSGMLSAEELARAARANGVGEVRKIEVRTIGGAPRVVITGSLSRIRLDPRTAASVPVERDEAIAIAKADQGSVAVDASAESVARDAPIEYRDKPLPAWRVVLADGKGTAIWVDAVSGDVTARRNDTWRIYDFFWSLHTMTYWDRTNYRSTLLVVAASIGLLVTISGGVLWGTRIARSMRRVTARDSRPREDRSV is encoded by the coding sequence ATGAACCGCCGCCTCTACGCCCTCCACCGCTGGCTCTCCGCCGTCGCCGTCCTGCAGATGCTCGCGTGGATGGTCTCCGGATTGTTCTTCGCAGCCGTGCCGAAAGAACGCGTCATGGGGCCGAGCACCCAAGGCGTTCCGCCGAGCGGCCTCGACGTCTCGGGGATGCTGTCCGCCGAGGAGCTCGCTCGGGCTGCCCGCGCCAACGGGGTCGGGGAGGTGCGCAAGATCGAGGTGCGCACGATCGGCGGGGCGCCACGCGTGGTGATCACCGGCTCGCTATCGCGTATCCGCCTTGACCCTCGGACCGCAGCGTCGGTGCCCGTCGAGCGCGACGAGGCCATCGCGATCGCGAAGGCGGACCAAGGCTCCGTGGCCGTCGACGCGAGCGCCGAGTCGGTCGCGCGAGACGCACCGATCGAGTATCGCGACAAGCCACTGCCTGCGTGGCGTGTGGTGCTCGCCGATGGCAAAGGCACCGCGATCTGGGTGGATGCCGTCTCCGGCGACGTGACCGCGCGGCGGAACGACACATGGCGCATCTACGATTTCTTCTGGAGCCTCCACACGATGACCTACTGGGATCGTACGAACTACCGGTCCACGCTGCTCGTCGTGGCGGCAAGCATCGGTCTTCTCGTGACGATCAGCGGCGGCGTCCTGTGGGGGACACGTATCGCGCGTTCGATGAGGCGGGTCACCGCTCGCGATAGTCGTCCGCGCGAAGACCGTAGCGTTTGA
- a CDS encoding cupredoxin domain-containing protein, giving the protein MRSSFVLPFILGALVVGGCSKKPPPPGTIEVTADDKGFKPSSVHFKKGEPATLLFTRTTDDTCATSVVFPELNVKKDLPKGEPVAITIPTDKEQTLTFQCGMGMYKSSVVVAAN; this is encoded by the coding sequence ATGCGCAGCTCGTTCGTCCTTCCGTTCATCCTCGGAGCCCTCGTTGTGGGAGGTTGCTCGAAGAAGCCGCCGCCTCCAGGAACCATCGAAGTCACCGCTGACGACAAGGGATTCAAGCCGAGCTCGGTTCACTTCAAGAAGGGCGAGCCAGCGACGCTCCTCTTCACGCGCACGACGGACGATACGTGCGCCACGTCGGTCGTGTTTCCGGAGCTGAACGTGAAGAAGGATCTCCCGAAGGGAGAGCCCGTGGCGATCACGATCCCGACCGACAAGGAACAGACCCTGACCTTCCAGTGCGGCATGGGGATGTACAAGAGCTCCGTCGTCGTCGCCGCGAACTGA
- a CDS encoding recombinase family protein produces MTQQRERLIGYIRVSTEGQADGGVSLDAQRQKLAAYAVALDVELVRIVEDAGYSAKSLARPGLRAALRDLEEGRATGLLVAKLDRLTRSVRDLGALVDEYFSTRFALVSVADAIDTRTAAGRLVMNVLGAVSQWEREATVERTKEALAHLRDEGIALGAPPLGWDRIDERDGAGRLRIAPNLEELSTIERVRALRDDGLSLRAIAAVLTAEGRRTKRGGRWRAVTVQRALRKSTPSIASVASEHQRSIEARPKLHLGTNEFRPSAVVEPVAVDDLADDRRIGAERAR; encoded by the coding sequence ATGACGCAGCAGCGCGAACGGCTCATCGGCTACATTCGCGTATCGACCGAAGGCCAGGCGGACGGAGGTGTGTCACTCGACGCGCAGCGCCAGAAGTTGGCCGCGTATGCGGTCGCCCTCGACGTCGAGCTGGTGCGCATCGTGGAGGACGCCGGCTATTCGGCGAAAAGCCTCGCTCGCCCTGGCCTTCGAGCCGCGCTACGCGACCTCGAGGAGGGCCGCGCAACGGGACTGCTCGTCGCGAAGCTCGATCGGCTGACGCGCTCCGTCCGCGACCTGGGCGCTCTCGTGGACGAGTACTTCAGCACGCGCTTCGCGCTCGTATCGGTAGCAGACGCCATCGACACGCGCACCGCGGCAGGCCGACTCGTTATGAACGTTCTCGGTGCCGTAAGCCAGTGGGAACGCGAAGCGACAGTCGAGCGGACGAAGGAGGCGCTCGCGCATCTACGTGATGAGGGAATCGCCCTCGGCGCTCCCCCGCTCGGATGGGACCGGATCGACGAACGTGACGGCGCTGGTCGCCTGCGGATCGCCCCAAACCTCGAAGAGCTGTCGACCATCGAGCGCGTTCGTGCGCTTCGTGACGACGGGCTGTCGCTGCGCGCGATCGCAGCGGTGCTCACCGCGGAGGGACGGCGGACCAAACGTGGTGGCCGCTGGCGAGCGGTCACCGTCCAGCGAGCGCTTCGCAAGAGCACGCCATCGATAGCGAGTGTCGCTTCGGAGCATCAGCGTTCAATTGAGGCCAGACCAAAGCTCCATCTCGGTACGAACGAATTCCGCCCGTCGGCGGTAGTTGAACCGGTCGCCGTCGACGACCTTGCCGATGATCGGCGAATCGGCGCCGAGCGCGCTCGATGA
- a CDS encoding helix-turn-helix transcriptional regulator: MASPSPAGLGPRIRHARVEAGLRQADLAERAGMADATLSRIERNRLVPSIALAKRIADALGVPVDSLLNASAKPPKARSLRPSEARLLATVRELDDAAVDDVVRGLRLIMAAARRGDAGVSVSDPRSARRRRA, translated from the coding sequence ATGGCTTCGCCCTCGCCAGCTGGTCTCGGCCCACGCATCCGCCACGCGCGTGTGGAAGCTGGCCTCCGGCAGGCCGACCTCGCGGAACGCGCCGGGATGGCCGACGCGACGCTCAGCCGAATCGAACGGAATCGGCTCGTTCCCTCGATCGCCCTAGCCAAGCGCATTGCCGACGCGCTTGGCGTTCCCGTCGACAGTCTGCTGAATGCGAGCGCGAAGCCGCCGAAGGCACGAAGCCTGCGCCCCTCGGAGGCACGCTTGCTCGCGACCGTGCGCGAACTGGACGACGCGGCCGTGGATGACGTCGTTCGCGGCCTCCGCCTCATCATGGCGGCTGCGCGCCGCGGCGACGCTGGCGTAAGCGTTTCCGATCCCCGGAGTGCACGACGACGCCGCGCCTAG
- a CDS encoding DEAD/DEAH box helicase, which translates to MNGDKGDRVAITGILREELGVPLRLSADGVVVAASEAHRLLTVRRLDLDWTEAAFRFASNRDRARRHHDLVHTLVEEIKRGGAQKARSYLPDLDDAGRLDEHQLVNVAAMTVPDGPGLCVFDEQGAGKTVTFIFAFDLLAKRHQADLALIVAPKSMVAEWPRDIARFKQDLYKTGVLAGARRDKVTAIRNGADIFVTNFETVVSMEQELTALLRARDGRAVLAIDESFYVKNLDARRTRALRRLREWCGRAYVLCGTPAPNAPQDLIQQFNIVDFGITFDNVALPDDRAAAAPIVQNAIDTRGLSIRHLKQDVLPDLPAKSFSRVLVPLQPIQQRLYQGALRKLIVDLRAADDASFNRELTSFLARRMALLQICSDPSMVNDAYDETPAKLLALDTIVREFVEKRREKVIVWSFFRHTVDSIVRRFADLGAVRYDGSVASVDERRDAVRNFQEDDVTQVFVANPAAAGAGLTLHRSRVAIYESMSNQAAHYLQSLDRIHRRGQEREVEYIVLLGDGTIELNEYDRLLTKERTAQALLGDQVQPAVTRESMLSDLQAAANLVGLENPT; encoded by the coding sequence GTGAATGGCGACAAGGGCGACCGGGTCGCGATCACAGGTATTCTCCGGGAAGAATTGGGGGTCCCCCTTCGTCTCTCGGCGGACGGCGTTGTCGTTGCTGCCTCAGAGGCGCACCGCTTGCTGACGGTGAGACGCCTCGATCTCGATTGGACCGAAGCTGCTTTCAGGTTCGCTAGTAACCGGGACAGAGCGCGCCGGCACCATGATCTCGTCCATACCCTTGTGGAGGAGATCAAGCGCGGCGGGGCGCAGAAGGCACGCAGCTACCTGCCGGACCTGGACGATGCTGGTCGCCTCGACGAGCACCAACTCGTGAACGTGGCGGCGATGACCGTACCTGATGGTCCTGGCCTCTGCGTCTTCGACGAGCAGGGCGCGGGGAAGACCGTGACCTTCATCTTTGCGTTCGACTTGCTCGCCAAACGGCACCAGGCAGATCTGGCTTTGATCGTTGCACCAAAAAGCATGGTCGCCGAGTGGCCGCGGGACATCGCCCGCTTCAAGCAAGACCTCTACAAGACGGGCGTACTCGCGGGTGCGCGGAGGGATAAGGTCACCGCGATCAGGAACGGCGCGGACATCTTCGTGACGAACTTCGAGACCGTCGTGTCCATGGAACAGGAACTGACTGCGCTGCTGCGAGCCCGCGACGGGCGCGCGGTGCTCGCGATCGACGAATCCTTCTATGTGAAGAACCTCGATGCGCGCCGCACGCGCGCCCTCCGTCGCCTGCGAGAGTGGTGCGGCCGCGCCTACGTGCTCTGCGGGACGCCAGCTCCGAACGCACCGCAGGATCTGATTCAACAGTTCAACATCGTGGACTTCGGCATCACGTTCGACAACGTCGCCTTGCCCGACGATCGAGCGGCTGCAGCGCCCATCGTACAGAACGCGATCGATACTCGTGGTCTCTCGATTCGGCACCTGAAACAGGACGTCTTGCCAGACCTCCCGGCAAAGTCGTTCTCGCGGGTGCTCGTACCCCTGCAACCGATTCAGCAACGCCTGTATCAGGGCGCACTGCGCAAGCTCATCGTGGACCTTCGCGCCGCCGACGACGCCTCGTTCAACCGGGAGCTCACGTCGTTCCTGGCGCGACGTATGGCGCTGCTCCAGATCTGTTCTGACCCCTCCATGGTGAACGACGCGTACGACGAGACACCCGCGAAGCTCCTCGCGTTGGATACAATCGTGCGAGAATTCGTCGAGAAGCGTCGCGAGAAGGTGATCGTATGGTCGTTCTTCCGCCACACGGTCGACTCGATCGTTCGGCGTTTCGCGGACCTCGGTGCAGTGAGGTACGACGGGTCAGTCGCGAGCGTCGACGAACGCCGCGATGCCGTGCGGAACTTCCAGGAGGACGACGTCACGCAGGTCTTCGTGGCAAACCCAGCCGCCGCGGGTGCTGGGCTGACGCTCCATCGGTCGCGGGTCGCGATCTACGAATCGATGAGCAACCAGGCGGCCCACTATCTCCAGAGCCTCGACCGCATCCACCGGCGGGGTCAGGAGCGCGAGGTCGAGTACATCGTCCTGCTCGGCGACGGAACGATCGAGTTGAACGAGTACGACCGATTGCTCACGAAGGAACGCACCGCGCAGGCCCTGCTGGGCGACCAGGTACAGCCGGCGGTGACGCGCGAGTCGATGCTGAGCGACCTGCAGGCCGCTGCGAACCTCGTCGGGCTCGAGAACCCGACGTGA
- a CDS encoding alpha/beta hydrolase, protein MHRIAYAGLDGCPLAAFATHLPTDRPSDLPLLVLMHGGGPDHRSLVPLSERLASEAVVVLPDVRGYGASICRDPTRHTWARYVDDVVALLDALRVDRAIIGGAGLGTTISLRTAVAHPERVSGLVLISVEDIEDDAAKAAETAFMDAFAERARTGGINAAWAPILPELSPVIGTMVREAIDDMDVASIAAAAHIGHDRAFKGPEELYGLPMPALLFAGGDWRHPAALARNLAERLPRARLGTATMSNALRTASDFADEFAPEIIEFLRELRERPKAERR, encoded by the coding sequence ATGCACCGGATCGCGTACGCCGGCTTGGATGGCTGTCCGCTCGCCGCATTTGCGACGCATCTTCCGACGGACCGGCCTTCGGATCTTCCGCTCCTCGTCCTGATGCACGGCGGCGGGCCGGACCACCGCAGCCTCGTGCCTTTGAGCGAGCGTCTCGCGAGCGAAGCGGTGGTGGTGCTTCCGGACGTGCGCGGTTATGGCGCGTCGATCTGTCGTGACCCGACTCGACACACGTGGGCACGTTACGTCGACGACGTCGTCGCGCTCCTCGACGCGTTGCGCGTCGACCGCGCGATCATCGGAGGCGCCGGGCTCGGGACGACGATTAGCCTCCGAACCGCGGTCGCGCACCCCGAGCGCGTCTCGGGGCTCGTCCTCATCAGCGTCGAGGACATCGAGGACGACGCAGCGAAAGCAGCGGAGACCGCGTTCATGGACGCATTTGCAGAGCGCGCGCGAACGGGCGGAATCAACGCGGCCTGGGCTCCCATCCTTCCGGAGCTGTCGCCCGTCATCGGAACGATGGTGCGGGAGGCGATCGACGACATGGATGTCGCGAGCATCGCCGCAGCCGCTCACATCGGTCATGACCGCGCGTTCAAGGGGCCGGAGGAGCTTTACGGCCTCCCGATGCCTGCTCTCCTCTTCGCCGGCGGAGACTGGCGCCATCCGGCCGCGCTCGCGAGGAACCTTGCGGAGCGTTTGCCGCGCGCACGACTCGGCACGGCGACGATGTCGAACGCGCTCCGAACGGCGAGCGACTTCGCGGATGAATTCGCGCCCGAGATTATCGAGTTCCTGCGAGAGCTTCGTGAACGCCCGAAAGCGGAGCGCCGATGA
- a CDS encoding DNA cytosine methyltransferase, producing the protein MAKTELPIISLFSGALGLDLGLEKAGFRVKVAVECNKFAAETIRLNRPDIEVIPKRIEDVSTDEILEAAKLKPGEAALVTGGPSCQAFSTAGQRGSMSDPRGVMFREFLRVVDEARPRFFVMENVRGILSAAIRHRPLGKRGPGYPALTRDERLGSALAQVLRELKKTGYYVVFDLLNAADFGVPSTRERVAFIGSRDGEPIWMPEPTHGPERTSTRRAWVTLEKAIGGLKGPHSYTPLAASKARFLRLVPTGGNWKDLPPQLQKKALGAAYVSWGGRSGFCRRLGWDRPAPALTTRPDSKATMLCHPTETRPLSIDEYKAIQQFPKRWRLAGGKPQQYKQLGNAVPVGFGAAIGGALRIAMRRRARLVLLGSVVCANPTLMSRLAARPQTVLNPPRMRRYKSDAAAKKWLGGAKRGGLKRLITTKDSRRTGT; encoded by the coding sequence ATGGCGAAGACTGAACTCCCGATCATCTCGCTCTTCTCGGGAGCACTTGGTCTGGACCTCGGACTGGAGAAGGCCGGCTTCCGCGTGAAAGTCGCGGTGGAGTGCAACAAGTTCGCTGCGGAGACGATCCGCTTGAATCGTCCCGACATCGAGGTCATCCCGAAGCGCATCGAAGACGTCTCGACGGACGAGATCCTCGAGGCCGCGAAGCTCAAGCCAGGCGAGGCGGCATTGGTCACCGGAGGGCCCTCCTGTCAGGCGTTCTCGACCGCGGGTCAGCGAGGTTCGATGTCTGACCCTCGCGGGGTCATGTTCCGCGAGTTCCTCCGGGTGGTCGACGAGGCACGCCCTAGGTTCTTCGTCATGGAGAACGTGCGCGGCATCCTCAGCGCGGCGATACGGCATCGTCCCCTCGGCAAGCGCGGTCCTGGCTACCCAGCTCTCACGCGCGACGAGCGCCTTGGATCCGCGCTCGCGCAGGTTCTCCGTGAGCTGAAGAAGACGGGCTACTACGTCGTCTTCGATCTGCTCAACGCAGCGGACTTCGGCGTCCCATCGACGCGTGAGCGTGTCGCCTTCATTGGGTCCCGCGATGGCGAACCGATCTGGATGCCAGAGCCAACGCACGGGCCGGAGCGAACGAGCACGCGCAGAGCGTGGGTCACTCTCGAGAAAGCAATTGGAGGGTTGAAAGGCCCCCACTCATACACGCCGCTCGCTGCGAGCAAGGCGCGCTTCCTCCGCCTCGTGCCGACCGGAGGCAATTGGAAGGATCTGCCTCCGCAGTTGCAGAAGAAGGCGCTTGGGGCGGCGTACGTTTCGTGGGGCGGACGAAGTGGCTTCTGTCGGCGGCTCGGTTGGGACCGACCGGCGCCCGCGTTGACGACGCGCCCGGACTCGAAGGCGACGATGCTCTGTCATCCGACGGAGACTCGACCGCTATCGATCGACGAATACAAGGCTATCCAGCAGTTCCCGAAGCGATGGCGGCTGGCGGGCGGGAAGCCGCAGCAATACAAGCAGCTCGGCAACGCCGTGCCGGTGGGCTTCGGGGCAGCGATCGGAGGCGCGCTTCGCATCGCGATGCGGCGGCGCGCGCGTCTCGTCCTGCTAGGTAGCGTCGTCTGCGCGAACCCGACGCTGATGAGTCGCTTGGCAGCGCGACCGCAGACGGTGCTGAATCCGCCGCGCATGCGGAGATATAAGTCGGACGCGGCCGCGAAGAAGTGGCTGGGCGGCGCAAAGCGCGGCGGGCTAAAGCGGCTAATCACGACGAAAGATTCGCGGCGCACCGGGACGTGA
- a CDS encoding TetR/AcrR family transcriptional regulator: protein MPPKLWSATIDEHRHDVTAAILDATAVLAHELGIRKVTMSLVAERAGIGRATLYKYFPDVESILLAWHEREVSHHVEQLAKLRDSDSDVFERLRAVFERVAQGRRDHGGDLAAMLHRGAHMHRAHDAVRTLIRDLLVSGIGSGRIRSDVPPDELASFCVHALSAANGVPSKGAVRRLITVTLDALRTHGA from the coding sequence ATGCCTCCGAAGCTGTGGAGCGCGACGATCGACGAGCATCGCCACGACGTTACGGCCGCCATCCTCGACGCGACGGCGGTCCTGGCGCACGAGCTGGGCATCCGGAAGGTCACGATGTCTCTCGTCGCCGAGAGGGCCGGTATCGGCCGCGCGACGCTCTACAAGTACTTCCCCGACGTCGAGTCGATCCTCCTCGCGTGGCACGAGCGCGAGGTGTCGCATCACGTCGAGCAGCTCGCGAAGCTGCGCGACAGCGACAGCGACGTGTTCGAGCGACTACGCGCAGTGTTCGAACGCGTCGCGCAGGGACGGCGCGACCACGGGGGAGACCTCGCCGCAATGCTTCACCGTGGCGCGCACATGCATCGAGCGCACGATGCCGTCCGGACGCTGATCCGGGATCTTCTCGTCAGTGGCATCGGGAGCGGTCGAATCCGGAGTGACGTTCCGCCCGATGAGCTCGCAAGCTTCTGCGTGCACGCGCTGTCGGCGGCGAACGGGGTACCGTCGAAGGGCGCCGTGCGACGCCTCATCACCGTCACGCTCGACGCACTCCGCACGCACGGTGCGTGA